The Pleurodeles waltl isolate 20211129_DDA chromosome 7, aPleWal1.hap1.20221129, whole genome shotgun sequence genome contains the following window.
CAACTCTTTCATGACGTAGGATGATGAATGTGTAAAGAACAGCTGCTGGCTGTATTTCTGGAACAGTTCTTGCATCTCCCTGTGGCCACTGGAAGGCTGCATAGCCACCGTCAACCCACCAGCAAAGAGAGCGGGATACAGCTGTTGTGCGGGAAAACTGCAGTCCAGGGCCTTAAATGGGGAGCAGCTCCACAGTGCTGGGAGGTGGCTCACATAGGGATAGGTCATCTCACAGGAAGGGGATCCCAGATGTCCAATGAAAGGTGCGAAGCTCATCAAGTCACTGATGTGGGCAGATCTGTGCTGGTCCAATGGAAAAGAGTAACTGGAAAAAACACAGACGCACAACATTAGGTACAATCACTAATTTCTCCTGCATTCTATACCCCTGCAAAGTATCTGTCAGGCTTCTGAACCTCACTGTAGCTCCAGCCCATCAATATCAACATCCCATACAAAACGGTTAGTCCGTCTACATCCCTGAACATGGATACTGCCAGCCTGAGCTACGCCTGCAGTTCTGGACCACTAGTGTGATGGGGTTTTGCCTGTTTTAGTGTGGAGAGTACTGTAATATGGCAAGTCCAAAGTATTCCTTCTCCCAGAGCCTTTGAGAGCTTAGGAAATGACTGTGTGCGCCTCTTGCTTTTCCCACACACTCCCTACCCTGTCAGCTGCTGTCTTTGGACAGAAATGAATTGTTTAGGGGCAGTGTATGAAGGGGTGCATTAATGGTTTGTCTGCAGTGACTGGGGTGCATGGAGATGGATGGGAAGGGAAACACCTTACTGTTTTTTTGTACGTAAGCGTCCTTCCCTGTGTGACACCTGTTTTCCCTGTTGCCATCAGGCACTGCTTTATATTGCATCATTACCCATCTGCTTTTTGTGTCACAGCCCTTGAATGTCCGGTCTTGGGGTGATTTCTTTAGTGTACTGTTGGTTACTAACAGCCACCATAGAGTGCTGGCACATAACAAACACCTCTGTGAGGTTCCTTTCTCCTTTCTGTACTCCCCCGATCCTCCCTTTCTACTCACCAGTATGGGTCCATACATTTCTGATGCTGCGATTGGTGCAGTTTGAGATAACATTGAGAGGACAAACCAGGGGACAGCAAGGGAGAGCTAAGGTTCTTCTCTGTGCAAGGGCTGCAAGGCTGTGGTTTATGAGGAGGAGCCTGAGGGAGGCATGTCTCTTCCCCTCTGCCCTTCCCCGTGACCAAAGGCCTTCTTTCTACTCTTGCATCAGCAGTCCCCGGGACCCCCTTATCTGATGTGTTCGCTTGTCCTTTGCACTCTGCTACTGCGACTGCCGGTGGTTTCAGTGTATCTCTTGAAAGGGCCATCCCAACCACTGGTAGACGCAACTCAACCTCTGGGGGGCGCAGCTCATCAATGTGTGTTCTTGGATCCTTCTTGGACAACAGCTGGCCATTCTCCAGTGTCATCTGTGCATTCTCTGGCAGACTTGCTTCTTCACTCGTTGGTACCCTCATGTTTCCTGGCAGACACAGCACATCTCCCACCTCTCTCAGCTTACTCAACAGTGATCCCTGCTCATTTTCTGGTGGTTTCAGCTTGTAGACTGAACTTGGAGTCCttggaattgttttttgttttttacttcctAATAGGAGAGATTCAAGAAAACCACAAGTTACTCTGGCTCTCAATGTTGCTACTGTTAACGAGAAGCTCCTCTTACTAATCCTCAGCCTCCTAGTGTAGCAGTCTATCACCCCTAACAAGCTCTCAGTGACAGCCTGGAGCTCTACCATGAGCTACTGGAGCAGTTCTCTTCATTAATCCCCAGATACCTAAGCAAGGGCTTTACCACTGACCAGAAGGAGCAGATTCATCCACCAAGTCTGAGACATCTAACCAACATCTAGAATCCCATGCCATTAAATAATAAAACAAGTAATTGTATTTAAAAGTAAAGATGGTGTTCCCTTTTTAATAGGTATGCACTCTGTTTCTAAGAGTAGCACATTTCTAATCAGTTGTgcacacctttaaaaaaaatgctgagtgCATTTTTATGATAGCTGTGGAAACTTTACATAAATCTTACACATTTTGACATGCATTGTAAGCATATTTGTTAAGAAAATTTTATTTGTGAATGCTGAGTGATAGACTCCCATCCTTTGAATGGTTGGTACAGGGGAATGAATAAATGTATGGCCTTGAAAAAGCGTATTTATGAGGACATAGAATGCAATGTTGAAGAAAGTAAAGGTGTTAGGCCGTTGGCAGGCATGATTCGGTCTTACATAGGCTTCTTCTTGTGTCCATTTCTGGAGTTAACCTTCTGGCTGGAGAAAAGGGGCTATGCCAAAATGTGTTCTTTGCTCCACTCATGTCATTTATTAACCTGTAGTAATTCTTTATATTGATTCTCACACATTTACATGTGAAACCTACAGAAATACCAATACAtatgttttattaaacaaaataaatgGTAAACTTTACTTATGAATTctgtccaatttaaaataaaattagaaGCATTTTAAACAATATTCAGTATAATGTTTCATATAAATTGTGCCCCCTTTTTCAATGCATGCTGCTCGCCTTTGCAatgaaatctgcacattttttgctCTGCTAAATTTTTTAATGAATTACTTTCACTTGTTAAATGAAATCTTCTTTAAACGTTTTTATATGAATTTTGAATTAAAACATTTACAGAACAGTGTTATATGAATGAGGTGCATGCCTTTAGAAGAAATTGGGTGCATCTTATTTGTGAAATATGTCGTATCTATATGGATTCTGTGCAATAATTATAAACATAAAATCTTCTTATACATTTTATACACTTTTGAAAACTGgttttacacatttaaaaaaataattacacctTTTTCTTTAACTTTCCAAACAGCTCATATCAATTCACTGCTGCTTTCCTCTTACAGGGCAAATGTGCAGGACAATATgcacacattgtgtgtgtgtgtgtgtgtgtgtctgtgtatatatatataattatatgggTAGTTGGTGTACAATTTTTAAAAGAGGTATTTAACAATTCGAACAATTTGTCTATCAATTATGCAGTCTTTTTTGATAgccacattttattgattttcagtGATATCAACATACAATAAAAAAGAAGCACGCTGCTATGCAATAGGTACAAAATGCTTGGGGCTACAATATTGAGATCCCACATCTGGCCCATAACGCCTCATAGATCAATTATTCCTGACGAGCCCACCAGTCTACACCCTTTGGCCACATGTACAATGACCTGGGGACTGGCGACTTCCAGTTACGTTCAATATGTATCTTGGCCACTATGGTAGCCACCTCAACAAAACTCCTTTTCATTCTCAGTCCCTCAGCCCCATCCAAAAGACCCAGTAGAGCATCCCAGGTCAACGTGTTAGCTGAGCACAAAAGAGATCTTGCGTCCCACTTATCCCCAGAAGGGGGTCAGTGCTGGACAAgtccacaccatatggaaaaagtcagcttcaataaAGGAGCATCAAGCCCGGCAGGCCCCAGGAGTTCTTCTAGCTCATTGTAGTCTCTGGTGGGTCAAGTCATTTTGTCATCACCCTACTCCCCTCACCCACAGCCCCCATTTTTGTTGCACGGCGGAGAAGAGGTCTGGAGCATGGATAGTTAATGAGTGGTAGATTCTAGAAACAGCTCCTATGCCCAGCCTCTTCAACAAAAGCTTGGCCTCAAGGGGGTAAAATAAAAAATCTGGGTATTTGTGGGAATATGGTCTGATAAAGAATGGTGTGGTTGTACGTAGTGGTTAAATTGTGTACAGGAAAATTGATAATGTTCCTGTATGGCTTGAAATGACATCAGCGCACCACCACTCCAGATATCTTCCAGATAAATAAACCCTATTTTGTCCCAAGATGTAAAACCTATGAAACCTGCCACTTGGTGTAGCCGTGTGCCACACCATAGAATTGTGAATCTGGTGAGTTTGTAATCCCAGTTAATGAACCGAAGTGCTGCTCTCCAATAAAGCAAGGTCACTTGGGTGCAGTCGGGGAGATATTGAGGAACTGGGGATCCATAGAGCAGACCCAGGAGATCCTCCAATTCTAGGATATGTAGCTCTACGTGATAAGCAGGATCCACCTATCCTCCATTAAACCAGTCTTTTATTGTTGCTGTTTGTGCAGCAAGGTAATAGCCATAAAGGCAAGGCATTCCCAGTCCTCCATCATACAGAGATTCCCTGGCATTAATAAAGGCCACTCAGTGGTGACCCGGGCCCATAAAAAGGCAGTGGCCCCTGACGTCAATGTCTGGAACCATCTCCGAGGGATAGGGTGGGGAAAGTTTGCAAGGACATACAAGAAGTATGGGAAACACATTATTTTAAACAATCCCACTCGGCCTGGAGGTTTAGAGGCAATCGATCCGACTTCAACAGTTCCTTGGTCAGTCCATTCTTAAGGGCTGAAAGTTGAAATTCCACGCCAATTCGGGGAGGCGGGAGATGTAGATACCTAGGTATTTCTAGGAGAGACAGTGCAATGGGATTTTGGGATGCCAAGATTGTCCACTTACATCACCTTCAACAGGCACCAACAGAGATTTGGACATGTTGGCCTGTAAACCAGAGGCATCCCCATAGAAGTGAAGGATCTTAAGGCATTTTGGGCCTGAAGACTGAAGATCACCATGGAATAATAAGATATCATTTGAATAGAGAGTATGCACTCCTCAAGGCCTCCTTCCCAGAAACATCCCTGTATTTGGGCTTCACATCTAGTGAGGTGCACTAAGGATTGAATCCCTAGAGCGAATAAAAAGGTAGATGGAGGGTATCCCTGTCTGATGCCTCTGTGGGTCAGAGAAGATGGGGATAGGACTCCATTAACCCAGATATGAGCAGTACGAGCGGCATATAGAAGACCAATAAGCCTACGGAAGAAAGGCCAGAAGCCTGTGCGTCTCAgctcagcatccaaaaatgctcatGCCATGGTATCCATAGTCTTTTTCAAAATCAATTAGGAGCAGGGCTAGAGGACCGCGAAGATGATGCACATCAGATAAGGCGAGCTGCACTCCCCAAATACAATGATGGGTACCTCTGTTGGGCATGAACCCACATTGATCTGGATGGATTAGGTGGGGAAGGGTTTGGTGCAATCGAGACTCGTAAGATCTCAGCAAAGACCTTAATGTTGATATTTATCAAGGACACAGGCCTATATGAAAAGCAGCAGCACAGGGGTTGGCCAGCCTTTGGTGCCACATCAAGTTCCGGTGGGAACGTTCTGCGGCTCACCGCCTGGATGTAGCGTGCtacaagatgaggaagcagaagggaCCAATATCATTTAGGAAATTCAACCGGAAATGTATCCAGGGTGTTACCCTCAGCTAAGTCGGAGATGAATTATGCAGTTTTTTTCTGAACTATGAAAACTGGTTTAACATACGTCTGTGATTGTTCAAAAGAATTTGTGCATCCCAAATAATAATTCTGCACCCCTGTATACAttctctgaactcagaattctgCACACGTTTGATAAATTGTTTTGCACTTGCAATTGTGTGCAGTTTTCTAGGGATGGATTCGGCATCCTCTGAGTGAAGAATGTGCTTTTTCCATCAGTTATGAGGAAAGAAGTCGGCACACTTTTTATAAAGACATACTTTCTTGAAAATAATTCTGCAAGCCTTACTAAGAATTCTCATTTTCTAAGAATTCACTGCAGTTCTTGCAACTATTCAGCCCGTTTTTAACTGATGGTGATAAGACTTTTTCAAAACTATAATTTACAGTTCTGAATTTGAGGTTCAGACACAAATGTTTTAACGGGGGCTAGTTTGACTTAAATCTGGGAAATACAATAATGTATTCATCTGTAGTTTACAGCTCAGTAATAAATTCATAATTTATGTGTGCAAAAAGTATATCTGTGTTATATAGCATGAATCTGATGTGATACATAAGAGCGTAGTAAAACATTTGTGTGTCAAATATAAACATGTAATTTTCCCCATAATTGCAGCAATGGGCGAACTTGGTTTTTAATAGGAATGGTCaggaaaatgtttgtaaatatgatCCACTCAGTCCTACCTTAGTGACAATACACAAATAATTGCAAATACGTTCCCCACGCTTTTAAGCACACACTGAAGTTACACATATGTGACTTAGTTTTTATGTAGTATACAAATAAGGGAAGGTGGGACAATCTGTTTGCATGCGAGTGTGTGACAGGAATAGGTGGAGAcgtaaagttttctttttttttaaaggtatataTGAAAGTAAAATCTGAACCTCCTGAAATTTTATTTAACTAGTCACACATACTGTTTGCAAAACGTGGAGCATGGCTATGTACAATTAGGAAAACAGGCACTAGTCAAGTACTTTTATCTACCCCGGCCTAACATACACGAGTTACAACATGCAAAGTGTATGCATGCATAAATAAGAAACATTTTGTGACCCAGCCAGGCAGGTGTAAAGTCTGACCATTTGAACATTTCTACTTTAGTGTGTCATAATTTATATCTGTTTTAgggatttatttaattttaaaatatttttatgtgcatttttaaggACCTGAACTTTTTACAGGAAATCAGAATATCATTTGCATATATTCTGTAACAGCAGGGAAATAGTCATAACATGTTTTGAAAACTGTGGATTTTCTTCCAGGATTTCTGAAAACTTTCACATTAGAACTctttacaaatttaactaactgtACAATAATTCAGGCGATTTTTTTTCAAGGAATCCATTTATTTTTTATGTctattgtgtgcatattttgtgaaagCATTCTGCCCTCTTTTATGAATTCCGTGCTTTTAACAATATGATTCTGTGCAGTTTTATTAAATAAGCTGTATACAGTCTGTAAAAACTCAACATACATTTAGAATTCTGCAAACTTTATAAATAACGTCTGCTTGTCCTTTAATTAAATGATAATGTACCATTCCATTTACTGGACGATTTTAGTATGGATTAATTGACAATCTGAGTGGTTTTCAAATAGAAATATTGGCATTTTTACGTGATTTAGACTACATTTTCTAGAATAGTTCAGCACATATGCTGTGGAAATTCTACACTGTTGTCATGTTATGCAGTATTACGTATTGTTATGGTATATTGCTTGCTTCTATGTGGTGCATGTTTGTCCACAACGTGACTTTTAGCATTTTTTGATGCAGACTCTTTCTGCAAGTGCAAGTTTGACCATGTGGTCTTTGGTGGGGGTGTCTATAGGGCAACAACTTGTGAAGTGGACTTTGGGTTGGTGTAGGTCTTGAATTTCTCTCTAAGTTTGAGTTCCATAGGGACGTTGTTATTGTGATCTGTAGAATTGGTGTATTTTGTTTGGTCTTGGTGGTTAACATCGCAAAGGGCATGCATCTTATCTGATTACACACGTAATAGTTGTCAATTGTGGAGGTGTAATTCATCACTTTAGGTCTTGTTGGGCCTTGTACTGAACATTGTATTGAATTGCTCTTGCCTTATTTTGCATGAGTGATAGTGCTAGTGGTCAGTGCACTTTAAGGCAACGGTTACGTCTGTGCAAGTGTTCTTCAGATGAACATTTACATAGGAGACTAATTGTACAATATGCTCTGTTCCCTTATATTGGGATTAGCTGTGTTATATAGCTTGGTGAAGCTCCTATTTGATTTCCACTATTTGTCTGTTACTATTCAATTGGCCTATCAGGGCCATGCCACTGCATCCAATGTCTCTCAGTTCCCATGTTCCATTTTGTTGTTTTGTGTGGTTTGTCAATCACAGTTACTGGTTCACTGGTCCACGTTGCTTGTGCTTAATCTGTCTTAGCTTCCTTTTCGCTCTTTTTTTGTGATGCCTATAGTGGACTCTTTTCAGGACTGAGAGGGTCAGTTTGGAGTGGCAATCTCGAAGATTGGCAGTTGATGCTGGTTGTTATGTTATTTTGGCTGCTGTGTTGATATGTACTTGATAGACCTCTACTGTGATATCATGTATGGTTTGTGGACTGTTGGTTGAGGACAGCTCTGTTGTGCTGTTGTGGATATTTTGGCTGAGATTCTGGGTATCGTGTTTGTGGCATTAGGTGCAAATATGGTGGGAAAGTGATGTCAGTGGGTTTTGATGTGCTATCGAGAGAAGGTTAGGCTATGTTATTTGACAACTATTTGCCTTCTAAGTGCTTTTCCTTTACAGAGGCTGAATCTGTGGTGGTTCTAAGCTCTTTCTTCCTTGACTTCTTTGGGGCCGTGTTTCCCTGATTGTCCCTGGGGTTAAACGGAGGTTTCAGGAGTAGTGGAAATTGTAGGGAGCAGTGTAGTTTCAGAGTGTACAAAGTGGTTTCAGTTTTATGATGTGGTTGGTCTAGTGTTACATTGGGCAGTGCAGTGATATGGGATGAAGTGTGCAGTGGGTTGTGTGCTTTTAAGGCATGGTATGCTGGACATGTTGAGAACTGTGAGGTGGCTTGGTGAGGTGGGTGGGGTCGTGTGAGGGTGGTGGGTAGTGTATTATGGAATGCTGGGGTGTTCTATATTTCACCGAGACTAGAAGTATGCGGTTTGGAATAAAGTAAAACTGTGGGTGGTTTTCTGATGTGATGAGGTAGCAGGATGATATAGTGTGGGGCCAAAAGGACAGGGTTTGACCTAAGCCAGTAGCACCCTGCTAGTATCGTTGCCAGATGGGCAAATACTCAATTCTTGAATGAACTGTGTATAGTTCTAAAAAGGAATTCCACTCATTAAAAAAGTACATTGGTGCAAACCTTTCACATAAATCTGATGACTGTTATATGAAgtctgtttaaaaaatgtttgcagtacAAGTTCTATAAAAACAATTACGGAAACCTTTTACAggaattaaatatgttaaaaataataaTTCTGTGTATTTTCAAAATGAATGACATACATTTGATATTCAGAGCATGTATACTTCATATTTCAATTCTTTGTACTTTCCAGATGAATCGAAGACACTTTTTAAAACCTATTATTGTTGTATTTTAAAACTGTGAACGTACTTGATATAAATTCTGTACACATTTTGTAAGACATATTAAGTAAGttgtgcatacatttttttacactatttaTAATTGATTCTTACCTACTTTTAAGTACAGTACATCATATTCTAGAGTTCTTTGGACATTTTGAAAAGACTTCGATGAGCATAAATAGCAggtttgttttgtactttttaacATAATTCTGAATAACTTTAAAATAATCTCTGGGCAGAGCCAACCACGCTCGTTGATGGCCTTGCTTTTTTGGGGATCTGGTTTGACTTAATTCTTAGAGGCTACTACCAGAGGGCTAGGACCTGAGTAAGTGTTAAAGAGGATGCGCCTTAACCAGTGGACCTCTCTACCTTCTGTTGGATGTCCAAAGGTGGCAAGAGCTAATCTGTGGCCCAAATGTACCGACTAGGATGATCACCATTTTAGTCCACAAGATGGCAATGTTCGAGGATGCTATCTAGGCTGAGGGAGCCCTCAGGAACAGTTCTCCCAAAGTTCATGCGGAAGAGCCCTGTTTGTTCTGAAAGCCATCAGAGCAGAactgtcactgtaggaaagtaccatctttcttggcatgttaccctcaattttacatgtatatcagtatgtttttgcctgtctcattgggatcctgctagccaggaccccagtgctcacagtttgtggcctaaatgtgtatgcctgtgtagtgcctgtgtcactgaggctctgctaatcagaacctcagtgctcatgctctctctgcctttaaatttgtcactataggctagtgactacatttatcaatttcaattggcatactggactccccttatacgtccctattatgtggtacctaggtacccagggcattggggttccaggagatccatatgggctgcagcatttcttttgccacccatagggcgctcagacaaacccttacacaggactgccagtgcagcctgcatgaaataatgcacacgttatttcacagccattttcactgcacttaagtaacttataagtcacctatatgtctatccttcacttgctgaagttaggtgcaaagttactaagtgtgcgggcacccttgcactggcaaaggagcccccacacagttcagggccatttccccagactttatgagtgcggggacaccattacacacgtgcactacatataagtcaatacctatatgtagcttcacaatggtaactccgaatatggccatgtaacatgtctaagatcatgtaattgtcccccccattccaaatctggtattggggagtcaattccatgcatcctgcgggctccactatggaccccgggtgctgccaaaccagctctctggggttttctctgcagctacagtagctgccaccccacagacagggctctaccctcctggggtctaggcagcccagtccccagaaggcagaacaaagcatttcctctgagagcagggtgttacaccctctgcctttagaaat
Protein-coding sequences here:
- the LOC138304203 gene encoding uncharacterized protein isoform X3, coding for MFPEFSVSVCGLDPNATYVLSVEAVPPDDRRYKWHSGGWQRNGKGEAHLPARLYIHPEAPATGQHWMTGPVSFSKLKVTNNMLDQGGHLILHSMHRYTLRLCLVCTSESGGCLGAAVICFNFPETSFIAVTSYQNEKLSQLKIEENPFAKGIKEFKSHRDSRDEAKIGENGKKRLEEKQEVSDERTRPGSKKQKTIPRTPSSVYKLKPPENEQGSLLSKLREVGDVLCLPGNMRVPTSEEASLPENAQMTLENGQLLSKKDPRTHIDELRPPEVELRLPVVGMALSRDTLKPPAVAVAECKGQANTSDKGVPGTADARVERRPLVTGKGRGEETCLPQAPPHKPQPCSPCTEKNLSSPLLSPGLSSQCYLKLHQSQHQKCMDPYCYSFPLDQHRSAHISDLMSFAPFIGHLGSPSCEMTYPYVSHLPALWSCSPFKALDCSFPAQQLYPALFAGGLTVAMQPSSGHREMQELFQKYSQQLFFTHSSSYVMKELATSSEMR
- the LOC138304203 gene encoding uncharacterized protein isoform X2; translation: MYGSQFLGYPGPPNSSHMVCAPRTGASRCQQLSAQEYLGCPPPYPTPAQSFYPPPASTAPRPLRPVCRPPPRVTATLENKAQWEKFHAVGTEMILTKGGRRMFPEFSVSVCGLDPNATYVLSVEAVPPDDRRYKWHSGGWQRNGKGEAHLPARLYIHPEAPATGQHWMTGPVSFSKLKVTNNMLDQGGHLILHSMHRYTLRLCLVCTSESGGCLGAAVICFNFPETSFIAVTSYQNEKLSQLKIEENPFAKGIKEFKSHRDRDEAKIGENGKKRLEEKQEVSDERTRPGSKKQKTIPRTPSSVYKLKPPENEQGSLLSKLREVGDVLCLPGNMRVPTSEEASLPENAQMTLENGQLLSKKDPRTHIDELRPPEVELRLPVVGMALSRDTLKPPAVAVAECKGQANTSDKGVPGTADARVERRPLVTGKGRGEETCLPQAPPHKPQPCSPCTEKNLSSPLLSPGLSSQCYLKLHQSQHQKCMDPYCYSFPLDQHRSAHISDLMSFAPFIGHLGSPSCEMTYPYVSHLPALWSCSPFKALDCSFPAQQLYPALFAGGLTVAMQPSSGHREMQELFQKYSQQLFFTHSSSYVMKELATSSEMR
- the LOC138304203 gene encoding uncharacterized protein isoform X1; this translates as MYGSQFLGYPGPPNSSHMVCAPRTGASRCQQLSAQEYLGCPPPYPTPAQSFYPPPASTAPRPLRPVCRPPPRVTATLENKAQWEKFHAVGTEMILTKGGRRMFPEFSVSVCGLDPNATYVLSVEAVPPDDRRYKWHSGGWQRNGKGEAHLPARLYIHPEAPATGQHWMTGPVSFSKLKVTNNMLDQGGHLILHSMHRYTLRLCLVCTSESGGCLGAAVICFNFPETSFIAVTSYQNEKLSQLKIEENPFAKGIKEFKSHRDSRDEAKIGENGKKRLEEKQEVSDERTRPGSKKQKTIPRTPSSVYKLKPPENEQGSLLSKLREVGDVLCLPGNMRVPTSEEASLPENAQMTLENGQLLSKKDPRTHIDELRPPEVELRLPVVGMALSRDTLKPPAVAVAECKGQANTSDKGVPGTADARVERRPLVTGKGRGEETCLPQAPPHKPQPCSPCTEKNLSSPLLSPGLSSQCYLKLHQSQHQKCMDPYCYSFPLDQHRSAHISDLMSFAPFIGHLGSPSCEMTYPYVSHLPALWSCSPFKALDCSFPAQQLYPALFAGGLTVAMQPSSGHREMQELFQKYSQQLFFTHSSSYVMKELATSSEMR